A region of the Sphingobium yanoikuyae genome:
TATCAGCCGCCGGAAGCGCCGTCCTAGACATGGATCAATTTTCGCGGTCGTCGGCGCCCGTTTATCCGCCGAAGCGGAAGCGCAGGCGCGCGCCATACATTTGCGGCTCGCCCAGCGTCGCCGTCTCGAAATTGACGCTGGGCGAGCCCAGCCCGGCGATGAAGCTGTAATATTTTTCCTTGGTCACATTGGTCATGAACAGGCTGAGGTCGATGGGGGCGCCGGCGATATTGTTCCAGCTGGCGTTGAGGTTCAGCAGATCGAGCGGCGCCAGCGTGCTGAGCGCGGCGATCGACGGATCGGGATTGGTGCGGTCGGTATAGTTGACCAGCATCGATGACCGATGGGTGAAGGTCGCGCCGAAGGAGATGCGGCCGATCTTCTCCTCGTCCAGCGGCAGGGTGTAGGTGCCGCTGACCGTGACCTTGTGGCGCGGCGACAGCACTTCGGGATCGCCGGGCTGGAACGGCGCGGCCAGGATATAATTGGGGTCGTTGAAGCTGGAGAAATCGGGCACCGATTTGATCTTGGTGCGCAAATAGCTGTAGCCGCCGGTCAGCACCAGTCCCTGGAACGGGGTGAGCGAGGCATCGGCCTCCAGCCCCCATATCTCCGACTTGCCGGCATTGACCGGCGCGGCGGTGGACGCCTGCCCCGACAGCGGCCGCGCATTGAAGCCGACCTGCAATTGCTGGTTGGAAAAATCATTATAGAAACCGGCCAGGTTGAAGGTGCCGCGCAGCGCCCCGCCAAAGCTGGTCTTGAGGCCCAGCTCATAGCTGTCCACCTTTTCCGGCTCGACGATGTTGAGCGGCGCGGTGATATTGGGGACGATCGTGCCGGCGCGATAGCCGCGCGCATATTTGGCGTAGAGCAATATGTCCTGGGTCGGGTTGTAATCCAGGTCGACCAGCCAGGTCGGCTTTTCCGACGACTGGTAATAATGCGACACGCAATTGGTCGCCGCCGCCTGCGGATTGGTGCAGCGATAGGGTGCGGCCGGATTGAAGGCGCCATATTGCGGCGGATAGGCGACGATATAGGTGCGCTGGTCGCTGACATTGCGCGAATGATCCCAGGTGTAGCGGAAACCACCGGTCAGTTTCAGCTGATCGGTCAGCGCATAGGTCGCCTGCGCATAAAGGCCGACATTGTGGAAATTGGTGCGCCCCGCCGTGTAATTGACGGTGCCGGCATGAATCGGCTTGGCGATATCCGGGATGGTCGGATCAAGATTGGACAGGAAGCCCATCGGATCGGTGCATTGCAGGGTGGCGGAATCGGTGCAGGACGCCAGGAAGGGCGACTGGCTGCCGCTCATGCCCAGCGGTTCGCTGACCTCCAGATAGGCGCCCGCCTGCCAATTGAGCCGGCCATCGCCCGAGCGCCCCTGCACTTGCAGTTCCTCGGTAAAGGTCGACTGGTTGGCGGTATAGCCGCCCGGTATCGACATCACCGTGGTGAAGGGCAGATGATAGCTGCCCAGCGCGGCGAGGAAGGGATTGATCGCGGCGAAATCGACGACGAAATCGGTGCCGAACAGCGGCGCATTCATGCGCTGCTTCAACTGGGCGTAGCTGACGATATTCTTGACCGTCAGCGTGTCGCTCGCCTGCCAGCTGGTGGTGTTGATCAGTTGCCACTGCTCGGTCCTGGAATAGGGATCCTCCAGTGACTGCATGACGTCATAGAAACCGCTACCCTGGCGCAGCAACTGGCCATAGGCGAGCTGACCCAGCCCCTCCGGCGCGGCCGCGACCAGCTTCTGGATCGGGCCATTATTGCTGGAATCGCTGTAAGAGAGGATGGTGTAGTTTTCGAGATCGGGGGTCAGATCGACGACCAGGCTGGCGCGCAGCGCGATATAATCGACATCGCCGAACCGATCGGGGCCGATGCCGCTGCCGTTGCGCATATAGCCGTCGCGCTTCTGCCGGTCGACGCCGATGCGCATCCGCGCGCGATCGCCGAGCGGCGCGTTGACCACCGCCTGGCCGCGCCACATGTCATAATTGCCGACCGATCCTTCGACATAGCCGGAAAATTCGTCGGTCGGCTTCTGCGGCACCAGCAGGATCGCGCCACCGGTGGTGTTGCGACCGAACAGGGTGCCCTGCGGTCCTTTCAATATCTGGACATTCTGAAGGTCGAAAAAGGCGCCCGGCCCGGCACCATCGCCCGAAGGCAGGCCGTTGGAGGCGCCGCGCGGCGCGACCACATCAGCGAAATAGACGCCGACCGAGGGCGCGGTGCCGATATCCTGGGCAAAGCCGCGGATGGCGAAACTGCTATTCTCGCTGCCGAAATTGCCATTGGCGGACAGCGAGGGGGTATAGGCGGCCAGATCCTGCGCATTGACGACATTGCGGTTGGCCAGTTCTTCCTGATTGAACACGGTGATCGAGATCGGCACGTCCTGCAGCCGTTCCTCGGTCCGGCGAGCGGTGACGATGATGTCCTGGGTCACGCTGGCCCTGTCCTGAGCCTTATCCTGCGCCTGGGCCTCGATCGGCAGGGTGGGCAGAGTCGCGCAGGCGCAGAAAAGCAACGTCCGGAAACGGCGTGTCATGGCATCCTCCCATCCAGACCGCGCGGCCCTTATATGCTGGATCGACCGTCACGGCGTCGAGCGCCGCACAGACGGCGCCCATCCCTTTCATCATCGTCGCAGCTGTTGTCCCGGACACAATGATTGCAGGCGCACAGGCTTTTGATCGACGAAGATGTGATACAGGTTATTTCATAAATCCGGAGGAAGGGGCCTGTCAATCGGCACCGATCGCGCCGCGCAACAGTCCGGAAATGCAACGGGACTGGACCCTGATCACCCCTGAAGTTAAGAATGGTCCGCATTATCCTTAAGGAACGGACCGGTCTCTCTTGCTTGGCGGCGTGCATTTCGATCTCAACAGCCTGGTGATACTGGGCCTGTTGCTGCGCACGAAAAGCGTCACGCGCACCGCCCAGCAACTGGGCGTCAGCCAACCATCGGTCAGCCGGTCGCTGGCGCAGTTGCGCAGCCTGCTTGGCGATCCGCTGCTGGTGCGGACCGCCGGCGGCATGGAACTGACCCGGCGGGCCGAGGAACTGGCGCCGTCCTTGCAGGACTGGCTGGCGACAACCGCCGGCCTGCTGGAGCCGCCCCGTTTCGATCCAGCGACGCTCGATCGCCGATTCCGCGTCGCATCAACCGATTTCGGCGTCGCCGCCGTGGTCGCGCCGACCCTGCCGCATATCGGCCGCGCGGCACCATTGGCGGCGATCGACATCGTGCCTTTGACCGGCGACATGGTGGCGCGGCTGACCGCGGGCGAGATCGACCTCATCATCAGCGGACTCGATCCCGATCCGGCTCAGACCTATGAGCGTTTCCTGTTCACCGAAACGTTCAGCTGCGTCGTCGATCGCCATCACAAGCTGGCGGCGCATCCGACCGACCGGTCCCTGTCGGTCGAGGATTTCCTGTCCTGCCCGCATATCAGCTTCGTCGTCAGCGACAGCGGCTTCGACCGGATCGAACTGCGCCTGGGCGATCTGGCGCCGCGCCGGCGGGTGATCGCCCGCCTGCCCTATTTCCAGGCGGCACCGCACATGATCCGGGGATCGGACGCGCTGATGACGCTGCCGACGCGCGCGGCCGAGGCAATCGCCCGGACCCATGACCTGGCCTGCCTGCCCGCGCCGGACCTGGTCGGCACCTTCGGCTATCGGCTGCTATGGAACGAACGGTCGCATCGCGATCCGGCCATCGCCTGGCTGTGCGACATGTTCGCCGACCATTGCGGCAGCGACGCAGCCCTGCCCCATAGCAAGGCCGCATAAGCCTTATCCGATATCGATATTTGGCGCCGCCCCGCGCTTCTGGCAACGGCCACTTGCAATTGACAATCGATCGCAAATGAACCCGCCATGATATTCGTTCCACCGATCGGGCCCGGCCCGCACCACTGATTTCCGGCACCCGTCCGGCCGGGTGGCTGGCGGGTGCCCGTCTAGCCAGAACAGGGGATTTCCATGCCATCCATCCATTTGCTGCGGGCGACCGCGGCCCTTGTCGCGCTGACCAGCGCACAGCAGGCGCTGGCGGCCGAGGCCGACCAGGATTCCAACCAGATCGTCGTCACCGCCGCCGGCCGCGAACAGGAGGTCCGCGACGCGCCGGCCTCGATCAGCGTCATCACCCGCGAGACGCTGGACGCCATGCCCTATCGCGAAGTGACCGATGCGCTGATGGAAATCCCCGGCGTCACCGTCACGCCGGGCGAAGGCAATAGCCGCGACATCTCGATCCGCGGCATGGCGCCGCAATATACGCTGATCCTGGTCGACGGTAAGCGGCTGTCGTCGCGCGAATCCCGCACCAATGGCGGCAATGTCAGCGAAGGTGGCCTGCTGCCGCCGCTCGAAGCGATCGAGCGGATCGAGGTGGTGCGTGGCCCCATGTCCTCGCTCTACGGATCGGACGCGATGGGCGGCGTCGTCAACATCATCACCCGCCGGATCAGCGACCATTGGCGCGGCAGCGCGCGCGTCAACGGCACGATGCAGCTGGCGGACAATTTCGGCAATTATACCGACGGCAATTTCTATCTGTCCGGCCCGGTGACCAACGGCATCGGCCTGCAACTGCAGGGATCTATGAACCGGCGCGAGGGCGACACGGAAATCGGCGGCACGCCCGAGCGGCATGATGACAGCCTGGCCGGCAAGCTGGGCTTCAACCTCAGCGCCAACCACCAGATCCTGCTGGAGGGCGGCTATTATCGGCAGAAGGTGATCGAGGTTACCGGCGAGACGACCGAGACGTCGGCGACCGCGCCGCTCGGCACCGAAACCACCCAGACCCAGAAGCGCAAGGTCGCATCGATCAGCCATAGCGGCCAGTGGGGCTTCGCCAGTTCCGAATCCTATCTGCAATATGAGGATGCCGAACATGTCGAGGCGCAGAAGCGGATCAAGAACACCGTCGGCCAGAGCCTGTGGGTCATCCCGCTGCCGTCCAACACGCTGACCGTCGGCGGTTTCTATCGCTATGAGGATCTGTCCGACCTGACCGGCAACCTCTTGTCGGGATCGACCACCACCGGCACCACCCGTACCAGCTGGGCGCTGTTTGCCGAAAATGAGCTGAAGCTGCTCGACGGGCTGGCGCTGACCGGCGGCATCCGCATGGACCATGACGAACAATATGGCGTCCACTGGACCCCGCGCGTCTATGCGGTGTGGAACATCACCCCGTCCCTGACGCTGAAGGGCGGTTATTCGCAGGGCTTCCGCGCGCCGAGCCTGCGCCAGACGATTCCCGACTGGGGCCAGACCAGCCGTGGCGGCACCATCTATGGCAATCCCGACCTAGAAGCCGAAACCTCCCGCACGATCGAGGCTGCCCTGCTCTTCTCGCGGAATGGCTTCAACGCCAGCGTCACTGCCTATGACACCCGCTTCAACGACAAGATCACGCGCGTGACCTGCGAAGTGGCGGGGGCCTGGTGTGTCGATGAACCGCTCAGCTCGATCGGCCGTCCTCCCACGACCTATGTCAATGTCGACAAAGCGCGGGTACGCGGCGTCGAAGTCTCGGTCGACGTGCCGCTGACCCACACGCTGCGGCTCAACGCCACCGGCACGCTGACGGATTCGGAACAGTTGAGCGGCGCCAATATCGGCGCGGCGCTCAACGACACGCCCAAGCAGCAGGCCAGCGCCTCGCTCAACTGGCGCCCGGACAAGCGCTTCTCCGCCTTCGTGCGCGCCGTCTATCGCGGCGAGGAAGCCGTGACCGAGGCGCAGATCAGCGGCAATAATATCGTCTCGCCCGACTATACGGTGGTGGACATGGGCGCATCCTACAAGATCACGCCCGCCTTCACCGTCCATGCCGGGGTGCAGAACCTGCTCGACAAGCGGCTCGACTATGACATGGCGGGCTATCTGATCGACCC
Encoded here:
- a CDS encoding TonB-dependent receptor; translation: MTRRFRTLLFCACATLPTLPIEAQAQDKAQDRASVTQDIIVTARRTEERLQDVPISITVFNQEELANRNVVNAQDLAAYTPSLSANGNFGSENSSFAIRGFAQDIGTAPSVGVYFADVVAPRGASNGLPSGDGAGPGAFFDLQNVQILKGPQGTLFGRNTTGGAILLVPQKPTDEFSGYVEGSVGNYDMWRGQAVVNAPLGDRARMRIGVDRQKRDGYMRNGSGIGPDRFGDVDYIALRASLVVDLTPDLENYTILSYSDSSNNGPIQKLVAAAPEGLGQLAYGQLLRQGSGFYDVMQSLEDPYSRTEQWQLINTTSWQASDTLTVKNIVSYAQLKQRMNAPLFGTDFVVDFAAINPFLAALGSYHLPFTTVMSIPGGYTANQSTFTEELQVQGRSGDGRLNWQAGAYLEVSEPLGMSGSQSPFLASCTDSATLQCTDPMGFLSNLDPTIPDIAKPIHAGTVNYTAGRTNFHNVGLYAQATYALTDQLKLTGGFRYTWDHSRNVSDQRTYIVAYPPQYGAFNPAAPYRCTNPQAAATNCVSHYYQSSEKPTWLVDLDYNPTQDILLYAKYARGYRAGTIVPNITAPLNIVEPEKVDSYELGLKTSFGGALRGTFNLAGFYNDFSNQQLQVGFNARPLSGQASTAAPVNAGKSEIWGLEADASLTPFQGLVLTGGYSYLRTKIKSVPDFSSFNDPNYILAAPFQPGDPEVLSPRHKVTVSGTYTLPLDEEKIGRISFGATFTHRSSMLVNYTDRTNPDPSIAALSTLAPLDLLNLNASWNNIAGAPIDLSLFMTNVTKEKYYSFIAGLGSPSVNFETATLGEPQMYGARLRFRFGG
- a CDS encoding LysR family transcriptional regulator, coding for MHFDLNSLVILGLLLRTKSVTRTAQQLGVSQPSVSRSLAQLRSLLGDPLLVRTAGGMELTRRAEELAPSLQDWLATTAGLLEPPRFDPATLDRRFRVASTDFGVAAVVAPTLPHIGRAAPLAAIDIVPLTGDMVARLTAGEIDLIISGLDPDPAQTYERFLFTETFSCVVDRHHKLAAHPTDRSLSVEDFLSCPHISFVVSDSGFDRIELRLGDLAPRRRVIARLPYFQAAPHMIRGSDALMTLPTRAAEAIARTHDLACLPAPDLVGTFGYRLLWNERSHRDPAIAWLCDMFADHCGSDAALPHSKAA
- a CDS encoding TonB-dependent receptor domain-containing protein yields the protein MPSIHLLRATAALVALTSAQQALAAEADQDSNQIVVTAAGREQEVRDAPASISVITRETLDAMPYREVTDALMEIPGVTVTPGEGNSRDISIRGMAPQYTLILVDGKRLSSRESRTNGGNVSEGGLLPPLEAIERIEVVRGPMSSLYGSDAMGGVVNIITRRISDHWRGSARVNGTMQLADNFGNYTDGNFYLSGPVTNGIGLQLQGSMNRREGDTEIGGTPERHDDSLAGKLGFNLSANHQILLEGGYYRQKVIEVTGETTETSATAPLGTETTQTQKRKVASISHSGQWGFASSESYLQYEDAEHVEAQKRIKNTVGQSLWVIPLPSNTLTVGGFYRYEDLSDLTGNLLSGSTTTGTTRTSWALFAENELKLLDGLALTGGIRMDHDEQYGVHWTPRVYAVWNITPSLTLKGGYSQGFRAPSLRQTIPDWGQTSRGGTIYGNPDLEAETSRTIEAALLFSRNGFNASVTAYDTRFNDKITRVTCEVAGAWCVDEPLSSIGRPPTTYVNVDKARVRGVEVSVDVPLTHTLRLNATGTLTDSEQLSGANIGAALNDTPKQQASASLNWRPDKRFSAFVRAVYRGEEAVTEAQISGNNIVSPDYTVVDMGASYKITPAFTVHAGVQNLLDKRLDYDMAGYLIDPARVWMGVGVRF